Proteins co-encoded in one Flavivirga eckloniae genomic window:
- a CDS encoding SusD/RagB family nutrient-binding outer membrane lipoprotein, whose product MKTKQFIKSLAAMAIIAIALISCDKDFEEINSNPNFSEEANPDLLLPGVIREMAHNWGNQGWEEGFTVTQYASRLQFTSGDRYDWSPTGNPYDDAYNSLRDIENIIRTTADNPATQNYYGVALVIKSWIYSYLTDAYGNVPYTEAIKGISDDNITPKFTPQSEIYDGLLKDLKQANTVLTDASNISGDILYGGDILKWRKFANSLRLRLAMRISDVNNSRAVSEMNEIVNSSATYPIFENNEDAANMQWNSDNPQPKFNTRSGSFDEVRLSTTLETRLKDLNDIRLIVFAQPTSNSGQGIYSPNMDDYVGMPNGLDDDSALGYSPTGNPAESGSNFISRLGVLITCRACDVENASPTASQTIIMSYSELQFILAEARERGLISVGDASGYYNKGITASFEYYTERIIAGGWNDIATALQAFDIPDYIAQSSVAYTGTSDQKLEKIALQKWIALYYTGFEAWSDWRRTNMPEVIPGPDAVNEGKVPVRFQYPNSVKSTNNANYLEAVKNMGADDLNTRLWWDVASNN is encoded by the coding sequence ATGAAAACAAAACAATTTATAAAAAGTTTAGCAGCCATGGCAATTATAGCTATTGCATTAATTAGCTGTGATAAAGACTTCGAAGAAATTAACAGTAATCCAAACTTTTCAGAAGAAGCAAATCCGGATTTGTTACTTCCAGGTGTTATACGTGAAATGGCACACAATTGGGGAAACCAAGGATGGGAAGAAGGTTTTACGGTAACGCAATACGCATCTCGTTTACAGTTTACTTCGGGTGACAGATATGATTGGTCACCTACAGGGAACCCTTATGACGATGCTTATAACTCTTTAAGAGATATTGAAAACATTATACGAACAACAGCCGACAATCCTGCAACCCAAAATTATTATGGTGTTGCGCTGGTAATTAAATCTTGGATTTATTCATACTTAACAGATGCTTATGGCAACGTGCCTTACACAGAAGCCATAAAAGGAATTAGCGATGATAATATCACTCCAAAATTCACCCCTCAAAGTGAGATATACGACGGGCTTTTAAAAGATTTAAAACAGGCCAATACGGTTTTAACCGATGCTTCAAATATTTCAGGAGATATTCTTTACGGGGGAGATATTCTAAAATGGAGAAAATTTGCTAATTCTTTACGATTAAGGTTGGCTATGAGAATTAGCGATGTAAACAATTCCAGAGCGGTTTCCGAAATGAATGAAATTGTAAACAGTTCGGCAACTTACCCAATTTTTGAAAATAATGAAGACGCCGCAAATATGCAGTGGAATTCAGATAACCCACAACCCAAGTTTAATACACGTTCAGGAAGTTTTGACGAAGTAAGACTAAGTACAACGTTAGAAACACGTTTAAAGGATCTCAATGATATAAGACTGATTGTTTTTGCACAACCAACATCAAACTCTGGTCAGGGAATTTATTCTCCTAACATGGATGATTATGTAGGTATGCCAAACGGTTTGGACGATGATTCGGCTTTAGGTTACAGCCCAACAGGAAATCCTGCAGAATCCGGTTCAAACTTCATCTCTCGATTGGGGGTTTTAATAACGTGTAGAGCATGCGATGTAGAAAATGCATCTCCAACAGCCTCGCAAACTATAATTATGAGTTATTCTGAACTTCAATTTATTTTGGCAGAAGCCAGGGAACGTGGCCTTATTTCTGTCGGTGATGCTTCCGGTTATTATAACAAAGGTATTACCGCTTCTTTTGAATATTATACAGAAAGAATTATAGCAGGAGGGTGGAATGACATAGCTACCGCACTTCAAGCTTTTGATATTCCAGATTATATTGCGCAGTCATCAGTAGCATATACAGGAACTTCAGATCAAAAACTAGAGAAAATTGCACTTCAAAAATGGATCGCCCTTTACTATACTGGTTTTGAGGCCTGGTCTGACTGGAGACGTACTAATATGCCAGAGGTAATTCCCGGTCCAGATGCCGTAAATGAAGGGAAAGTACCAGTTCGTTTTCAATACCCAAATTCGGTAAAATCTACCAATAACGCTAACTATCTAGAAGCTGTTAAGAATATGGGTGCAGACGATCTTAATACTAGATTATGGTGGGATGTAGCAAGCAATAACTAA
- a CDS encoding alkaline phosphatase family protein, which translates to MNYFKYLIMTIGFFSLWSCSTKKTSKETQKAKHVVVIGFDGLSPDGLKHANTPTFDKLMQEGAYSLQARAVLPTSSSTNWASMIMGVGPEQHGITSNSWDKHNLVLPTVAQSEDFFFPSIFHLIDTQIENAEIGVIYHWKEFGRLFEKNTVDYDVNSKTEDETAALASEYIKTKNPTFTFVHFDHIDHAGHEYGHGTDHYYESVEKADSLLAVLINTIKTSDIANETMVIVSSDHGGLGKGHGGESLQEVEIPFIIWGKSVKKDYKITAPVYQYDNAATVAHILNLKKPFAWIGRPVKHAFEGFNETVKYPVTERLEPPVILPKSEGYKKAGGLFNNEVTVTIENLNTVTGDIFYTTDGSLPTKASKKYNTPFSIKENTVLKSAFYINGKISSVVSEAFFRIKDEDYKAPIHYDIFYSGNDLANIPSIRNKKPDVSGSCFEMTSEEIKEKVKKHSTVRFTTNITITEEGKYTFYTRSDDGSKLWINDDEVVNNDGDHGVKERKGSVHLKPGVYPLTLTWFNGEGGFWLDTYYKSNTINKQMIPTTILSSN; encoded by the coding sequence ATGAATTATTTTAAATATCTAATCATGACCATAGGCTTTTTTAGTCTATGGTCATGTTCAACAAAAAAAACATCAAAAGAAACTCAAAAAGCCAAACACGTTGTTGTAATAGGTTTTGATGGATTAAGTCCGGACGGATTAAAACATGCAAACACCCCAACGTTCGATAAATTGATGCAGGAAGGCGCTTATTCTTTACAGGCAAGAGCTGTATTACCAACAAGTTCCAGTACCAATTGGGCATCAATGATAATGGGTGTCGGACCCGAACAGCATGGCATCACATCCAATAGTTGGGATAAACACAATTTGGTTCTACCAACAGTTGCACAAAGCGAAGACTTCTTTTTTCCAAGCATATTTCATTTGATCGATACACAAATCGAAAACGCAGAAATAGGGGTGATTTACCACTGGAAAGAATTCGGAAGACTTTTTGAAAAAAATACAGTAGACTATGATGTTAATTCAAAAACAGAAGACGAAACCGCTGCGTTGGCTTCGGAATACATAAAAACGAAAAATCCAACCTTCACATTTGTACATTTTGACCATATAGACCATGCAGGTCACGAGTATGGTCATGGAACAGATCATTATTACGAGTCTGTAGAAAAAGCAGATTCATTATTGGCTGTTTTAATTAATACTATTAAGACTTCAGATATTGCTAATGAAACTATGGTTATTGTTAGTTCAGACCATGGCGGATTGGGTAAAGGTCATGGCGGGGAATCGTTGCAGGAGGTAGAAATACCTTTTATTATTTGGGGTAAATCGGTAAAAAAAGATTATAAAATAACCGCTCCGGTTTATCAATACGATAACGCAGCAACAGTGGCTCACATCTTGAATCTTAAAAAACCGTTTGCTTGGATCGGGAGACCCGTAAAGCATGCTTTTGAAGGTTTTAATGAAACGGTAAAATACCCTGTAACCGAACGTTTGGAACCACCTGTAATTTTACCAAAAAGCGAAGGTTATAAAAAAGCAGGAGGACTATTCAATAATGAAGTTACCGTTACCATCGAAAACCTCAATACTGTTACCGGCGACATTTTCTATACAACAGACGGTTCTCTGCCAACCAAAGCTTCAAAAAAATATAACACCCCTTTTTCTATCAAAGAAAACACAGTACTTAAAAGTGCCTTCTACATTAATGGTAAAATAAGCAGCGTGGTAAGCGAGGCATTTTTTAGAATTAAAGATGAAGATTACAAAGCACCTATTCATTACGACATATTTTATTCTGGTAATGACCTTGCAAACATTCCTTCTATACGAAATAAAAAACCAGATGTTAGTGGAAGCTGTTTTGAGATGACTTCAGAAGAAATAAAAGAAAAAGTAAAGAAACATTCCACAGTACGTTTTACAACAAATATTACAATTACAGAAGAAGGCAAATACACCTTTTATACGAGATCGGATGATGGTAGTAAGCTATGGATAAATGATGATGAGGTGGTTAATAATGATGGCGACCATGGTGTAAAGGAAAGAAAAGGAAGTGTTCATTTAAAACCAGGAGTTTACCCCTTAACCCTTACGTGGTTCAATGGCGAAGGCGGGTTTTGGTTAGATACTTATTACAAAAGCAACACCATTAATAAGCAAATGATACCAACAACCATTTTAAGCTCAAATTAA
- a CDS encoding lactonase family protein: protein MSSVFYIGCYTQMLTDDFGGKGEGIYTIEINNKNGDIKVLHTFSMTNPAYLALSDDKKYLYALTEVFENEQPKVKAFKVQDDYSLRLINEQAIDGSLPCHITFKNDCLFIACYGSGNLLLFPTKDGGALSPYAQNFQHEGSSINLERQEGPHAHQSVVHPNGKAVFVPDLGMDTIKTYQLDGATLIETKHNDIPVEKGGGPRHIVFNKKGDLGYVINELTGDISILKQKNDKFTFLKSVTSLPEFFNETPSASAIRIHPNGNYLYAGNRTLDAITIFKIHGDDLELQSFQYTKGKTIREFNIIANGKWLIACLQDSDEVIVYEVRSDGELIEQYRSFDVISAVCVTDVIN from the coding sequence ATGAGCTCTGTTTTCTACATAGGATGCTATACACAAATGCTCACCGATGATTTTGGTGGGAAAGGTGAAGGTATTTACACCATTGAAATAAATAATAAAAATGGTGATATTAAAGTGCTTCACACATTTTCAATGACTAATCCGGCTTATCTGGCTTTAAGTGACGATAAAAAATACTTATACGCTTTAACCGAAGTTTTTGAAAACGAACAGCCAAAAGTTAAAGCTTTCAAGGTACAGGATGATTATTCATTACGGTTAATAAACGAACAAGCTATTGATGGTAGTTTGCCGTGCCATATTACTTTTAAAAATGATTGTTTATTTATTGCTTGTTATGGTTCTGGCAATTTACTTCTGTTCCCAACTAAAGATGGTGGAGCGTTATCACCTTATGCCCAAAACTTTCAGCATGAGGGAAGCAGTATAAACTTAGAAAGACAGGAAGGGCCTCATGCGCATCAATCTGTGGTTCACCCGAACGGTAAGGCTGTTTTTGTTCCAGATTTAGGCATGGATACTATAAAGACCTACCAATTAGATGGTGCGACATTAATCGAGACAAAACATAATGATATTCCTGTTGAGAAAGGTGGTGGTCCAAGACATATAGTTTTTAATAAAAAAGGTGATCTGGGATATGTAATAAATGAACTAACCGGAGATATCTCCATTTTAAAGCAAAAAAACGATAAATTCACCTTTTTAAAATCTGTTACTTCTTTACCCGAATTTTTTAATGAAACACCTAGTGCTTCTGCTATTAGAATTCATCCAAATGGGAACTATTTATATGCTGGCAATAGAACTTTGGATGCTATTACCATATTTAAAATACACGGTGACGATTTGGAGTTACAATCATTTCAATACACTAAAGGTAAAACCATACGAGAATTTAATATTATAGCTAATGGAAAATGGCTTATTGCTTGTTTACAAGATTCTGATGAAGTGATTGTTTATGAAGTTAGATCTGATGGTGAGTTAATCGAACAATATCGTAGTTTTGATGTTATTTCTGCTGTTTGTGTTACTGATGTGATAAATTAG
- a CDS encoding right-handed parallel beta-helix repeat-containing protein: MNLKFATTLFLSIFISNLSAQNCTQINSANMWEINDIINTLSASGGGCIEITPGDYYLNQLIVGNGNGSNQFIIPKDNVVIKNYGKLYSKWIIFYLNGVKNISIIGDKIGYLAEDTNFPTNLGNKGILIIDSDNINITGLNINSFKNKGIEVVNSTNVTIRDNKITGSDSSSGAGIAITDALFGGTNYKGGSSLSNISSNFISNSRIGITLNRSFEVVVNSNIVVDNIIAGIALDGSVDGSNDIGTGSQNCVISNNIVKNNANSDRKGCFTDPNTNEPSNDFRQDYAGIYIGNGAQKNIITNNFVRNNYYGISYFEEENFTSTQTSYNNIISNNQVILNKWVGIKLTRTNNAIVTENQIVNNKLAGIQIHDTNILNYTIRNNNVILNGKYGFLCTGCDNANKATLNYFNVLTGHTTKDIELLSEEYQNSVLCD; the protein is encoded by the coding sequence ATGAACCTCAAATTTGCTACAACCCTTTTTTTATCAATATTTATTTCAAATTTATCCGCTCAAAATTGCACACAAATAAACTCGGCCAATATGTGGGAAATTAACGATATAATTAATACTCTTTCTGCTAGTGGAGGTGGGTGTATTGAAATTACCCCTGGAGATTACTATCTAAACCAATTAATAGTTGGAAATGGAAACGGAAGTAATCAATTTATAATACCTAAAGATAATGTAGTTATCAAAAATTATGGTAAGCTATACTCAAAATGGATAATTTTTTATCTCAACGGAGTTAAGAATATAAGTATAATTGGAGATAAGATAGGCTATTTAGCAGAGGATACTAATTTCCCCACTAACCTTGGAAACAAAGGTATTCTTATTATTGATTCGGATAATATTAATATTACAGGATTGAATATTAATAGCTTTAAAAACAAAGGAATTGAAGTAGTGAATAGTACTAATGTAACGATTAGAGATAACAAAATAACCGGATCAGATAGCAGTTCGGGTGCAGGAATTGCCATTACAGATGCCTTGTTTGGAGGAACAAATTACAAAGGAGGATCATCTTTAAGTAATATTTCATCAAACTTTATTAGTAATTCTAGAATTGGAATTACTTTAAATAGATCTTTTGAGGTGGTTGTTAATAGTAATATAGTTGTGGACAACATAATTGCTGGAATCGCTTTGGATGGATCTGTAGATGGCTCCAATGATATAGGCACTGGTTCTCAAAACTGTGTAATATCTAACAATATAGTTAAAAATAATGCTAATTCAGATAGAAAAGGTTGTTTTACAGATCCAAATACTAACGAACCGAGCAATGATTTTCGCCAGGATTACGCTGGTATATATATTGGAAATGGAGCTCAGAAAAATATAATAACTAACAATTTTGTTAGAAATAATTATTATGGTATTAGTTATTTTGAAGAAGAAAATTTTACATCTACTCAAACATCTTATAATAACATAATATCAAATAACCAAGTAATCCTAAACAAATGGGTAGGTATAAAACTTACTAGAACTAACAACGCTATAGTTACTGAAAATCAAATAGTAAACAACAAATTAGCTGGTATACAAATCCATGATACAAATATTCTTAACTATACAATAAGAAATAATAATGTAATACTAAATGGGAAATATGGTTTTCTATGTACAGGTTGTGATAATGCTAATAAAGCTACTTTAAATTATTTTAATGTTT
- a CDS encoding aspartate aminotransferase family protein — translation MMKPENHNRKTEGDINQTLARNTWMETQVDENTKSFLEEDARYFLHQSMSTPCLDVIKKSNQSSFFNLQGKPYLDFHGNNVHQVGYNQEELIENLIKQLHKLPFSPRRYTNKPAIKFAKKLASLTPSDLNRVLLTPNGSSAVGIALKLARAVTGKFKVVSFWDSFHGASLDAISVGGEAVFRDSMGPLMPGVERIPPPVTYRGIFEDNEDKCLEYLEYVFKKEGDIGAFIAETVRNTDVQTPSKSFWQKARALCNTHNVLLILDEIPIALGRTGYMFAFEHYGIEPDILCLGKGLGGGIFPQAAIVTRDKFNICQEISLGHYTHEKSPLGSVCGLTTIDIIEKEQLLKKVRRDELYMRSSLEALKIKYPLIGDIRGMGLLWGIELVTSKDTKEKAVDEAERIMYECLAEGLSFKVSAGNVLQLSPPLTISREDLDKALNILDRALLKISDQINNHQTIV, via the coding sequence ATGATGAAACCGGAAAACCATAACAGAAAAACAGAAGGCGATATAAACCAAACATTGGCAAGAAACACATGGATGGAAACCCAAGTAGACGAAAATACCAAATCATTTTTAGAGGAAGATGCGCGCTATTTTTTGCATCAATCCATGTCTACACCATGTCTGGATGTTATAAAGAAAAGTAACCAATCAAGTTTCTTCAATTTACAAGGAAAGCCGTATTTGGACTTTCATGGTAATAATGTGCATCAAGTTGGATATAATCAAGAAGAACTTATTGAAAATTTAATAAAACAGTTACATAAACTGCCTTTTTCACCACGTAGATACACCAATAAACCAGCCATAAAATTTGCAAAAAAGTTAGCGTCATTAACGCCCTCAGATTTAAACAGGGTATTATTAACGCCCAACGGTAGCTCTGCCGTGGGCATCGCTTTAAAATTAGCAAGAGCCGTAACCGGAAAATTTAAAGTTGTTTCCTTTTGGGATTCTTTTCACGGCGCGTCATTGGATGCTATTAGTGTTGGAGGAGAAGCAGTTTTTAGAGATTCTATGGGGCCATTAATGCCCGGAGTGGAGCGCATTCCCCCACCAGTAACGTATCGCGGTATTTTTGAAGACAATGAAGATAAATGTCTGGAATATCTAGAATATGTGTTTAAAAAAGAAGGAGACATTGGAGCCTTTATTGCCGAAACCGTTAGAAATACCGATGTACAAACTCCTTCGAAGTCATTTTGGCAAAAAGCAAGGGCGCTTTGCAACACCCATAATGTACTGCTTATACTTGATGAAATTCCTATAGCATTGGGTAGAACAGGGTATATGTTTGCTTTCGAGCATTATGGTATCGAACCCGATATTTTATGCCTAGGAAAAGGTTTAGGCGGCGGCATTTTTCCACAAGCGGCCATCGTAACCCGGGATAAGTTTAACATTTGTCAGGAGATATCCCTTGGGCATTATACCCATGAAAAAAGTCCATTAGGGTCTGTTTGCGGATTAACCACTATAGATATTATTGAAAAAGAACAATTACTTAAAAAAGTAAGACGGGATGAGCTTTACATGCGCTCATCATTAGAAGCTTTAAAGATCAAATACCCATTAATTGGAGACATAAGAGGCATGGGATTATTATGGGGCATTGAATTGGTAACTAGTAAAGATACCAAAGAAAAGGCCGTAGATGAGGCCGAACGTATTATGTACGAATGTCTGGCAGAAGGGTTGAGTTTTAAAGTGTCCGCAGGAAACGTTCTGCAATTATCACCACCACTTACCATTTCAAGAGAAGATTTAGATAAGGCACTAAATATTTTAGATAGAGCACTTTTAAAAATAAGTGATCAAATTAATAATCATCAAACTATTGTTTAA
- a CDS encoding SusC/RagA family TonB-linked outer membrane protein, translating into MDKHKLLLIWAMLVCITGYTQEVFLGKVMDENNVPLPGATIVLKGSSQGASTDFDGNFKIDVPSLNETLIISYVGYTTLEFAINGQSRADIILQPDSEQLNEVVVTALGIKREKKSLGYASQELNSDEVDAGKENNLLNNLSGKVAGLQITSSPSGLGGSARVSIRGEASLNINGNSPLFVVDGTPISNEIVGSTGTGTQDVDYGNGAAEINPESIESINVLKGPAAAALYGARAANGAIIITTKKGSGNGRLSVSINSSVGIENILMLPDWQNEYGQGNNKQFEFVDGSGSGIADGVDESWGPRLDTGLLIPQFDSPRADGTRGGDYLVSDAPITATPWVSNPNNTKDFFRTGTILRNSISMSKSGDFGNYRISYQNLQQEGTVPNTDLKRNSLNFNSAFNLNDKITLNTNINYVKTDSDNRPSLSYGTESIMYLFIWYGRQVNTHNLRDYWMPGRENLQQFNYNYNYHDNPYFNVYENTNSQDKDRIYGNVSLSYKLNDHWNVMVRTGRDFYRDLRAKKRAFSTQRFPLGFYREDNVFFEESNSDFLITYNNKFNDIWGVTVSAGGNQFRQKQDFTQTVAPQLINPGVYSFNNTRRPLEVTTNDKEKRINSLYGFAQFSYDDKLFLDITGRNDWSSTLPTDNNSYFYPSATVSAIASEVFEMPDFVTFAKLRLAYAEVGNDTDPYKLTSFFVNESPFGDNPALTESSLIPNANLKPERTASYEFGLDLRLFKSKLNLDVTYYSGATKNQIIPISTDVSSGYTSKLINAGEVKNYGFEAITNITPIRTDDFSWRTSFNFSTNKSKVTDLGGVNYTLTDRNGAFIQAREGGSISAIYGRGFQRVDDPGSANHGKIIYNAQGIPQRTDDLVYQGDYAPDYTLGFQNMFKYKNFDLSFLIDTRQGGIVVSRTKTIGSTSGQLKETLIGRENGIVGDGVVEVSPGVYQPNTTNIDARTYNNQYYKRDNVEAAKYDASYTKLREVTLGYTFSKNLVEKLKLTNARFSLTGRNLLLWTDNPHFDPETVAVSGGTLQPGIENMAYPSSRSFTFNLKLDF; encoded by the coding sequence ATGGACAAACACAAGTTACTACTAATATGGGCCATGTTAGTATGCATTACCGGATACACTCAAGAGGTTTTCTTGGGAAAGGTTATGGACGAAAATAATGTACCACTACCAGGAGCAACTATTGTATTAAAAGGTAGCTCGCAAGGTGCCTCTACAGATTTCGATGGAAATTTCAAAATCGATGTACCTTCACTTAACGAAACTCTTATTATATCTTATGTAGGATATACTACCTTAGAATTTGCTATAAATGGGCAAAGTAGAGCAGACATTATATTACAGCCAGATTCAGAACAACTAAATGAAGTTGTAGTAACAGCACTGGGGATTAAAAGAGAGAAAAAATCGCTTGGTTATGCCTCTCAGGAATTAAATTCCGATGAAGTAGATGCCGGTAAGGAAAACAACCTACTAAATAACCTATCAGGTAAAGTTGCCGGTTTACAAATAACAAGTAGCCCTTCTGGACTTGGAGGTTCAGCCAGAGTGTCTATTAGAGGAGAAGCTTCTCTTAATATTAACGGTAACTCACCTTTATTTGTGGTAGATGGCACACCTATTAGCAATGAAATTGTGGGGTCGACCGGAACAGGAACACAGGATGTAGATTATGGTAACGGGGCAGCAGAGATTAACCCAGAAAGTATAGAGTCTATTAACGTTCTTAAAGGACCAGCCGCAGCCGCACTTTATGGAGCAAGAGCAGCTAATGGTGCTATTATTATTACTACTAAAAAAGGATCGGGTAATGGTAGGCTTAGCGTTAGTATAAATTCTTCAGTAGGAATAGAAAATATCTTAATGCTTCCGGATTGGCAAAATGAATACGGACAAGGTAATAACAAACAATTTGAATTTGTTGATGGTAGTGGTAGTGGAATTGCAGATGGAGTAGACGAAAGTTGGGGGCCAAGATTAGATACAGGATTATTAATTCCTCAATTCGATTCACCAAGAGCAGATGGTACAAGAGGAGGAGATTACTTGGTAAGTGATGCTCCCATTACTGCAACTCCATGGGTATCTAATCCAAATAATACTAAAGATTTTTTTAGAACAGGAACCATTTTAAGAAATAGTATTTCAATGTCTAAATCGGGGGATTTTGGGAATTACCGTATATCATATCAAAACTTGCAGCAAGAAGGAACTGTACCAAATACCGATTTAAAAAGAAACTCACTTAATTTTAATTCTGCTTTTAACCTAAACGATAAAATAACATTAAATACGAATATAAACTATGTAAAAACAGATAGTGATAACAGACCTTCTTTAAGTTATGGTACAGAAAGTATTATGTATCTGTTTATCTGGTATGGGAGACAAGTTAACACACATAATTTGAGAGATTATTGGATGCCCGGTAGAGAAAATCTACAACAATTCAACTATAATTATAATTACCACGATAATCCATATTTTAATGTTTACGAGAACACAAACTCTCAAGATAAAGATAGAATATATGGTAATGTAAGTTTAAGTTATAAACTTAATGATCATTGGAATGTGATGGTTCGTACCGGTCGTGATTTTTATCGTGATTTAAGGGCTAAAAAAAGAGCTTTTAGCACCCAACGTTTTCCATTAGGATTTTACCGTGAAGACAACGTGTTTTTTGAAGAAAGTAATTCCGATTTCTTAATAACCTATAATAATAAATTTAATGACATATGGGGCGTTACGGTTTCTGCGGGAGGTAACCAGTTTAGACAAAAGCAAGATTTCACACAAACTGTAGCACCGCAACTTATTAACCCTGGTGTATACTCTTTTAATAACACAAGAAGACCTTTAGAAGTAACTACTAATGACAAAGAAAAAAGAATTAACAGTTTATATGGTTTTGCTCAATTCTCTTATGATGATAAACTATTCTTAGACATTACAGGTCGTAACGACTGGTCAAGTACATTACCCACAGATAATAATTCATATTTCTACCCTTCTGCAACTGTAAGTGCTATAGCAAGTGAGGTTTTTGAGATGCCGGATTTCGTAACTTTTGCAAAATTAAGATTAGCATATGCCGAAGTTGGTAACGATACAGATCCCTATAAATTAACAAGCTTTTTCGTAAACGAAAGCCCTTTTGGAGATAATCCAGCGCTTACCGAATCGTCGTTAATTCCAAATGCTAATTTAAAACCAGAAAGAACAGCATCTTATGAGTTTGGTCTGGATTTACGTTTATTTAAAAGTAAGCTTAATCTTGATGTGACTTATTATAGTGGAGCTACTAAAAACCAGATTATACCTATTAGTACAGATGTTTCTAGCGGATATACAAGTAAACTCATCAATGCCGGTGAAGTTAAAAATTATGGATTTGAAGCCATTACCAATATCACGCCAATTAGAACAGATGACTTTTCATGGAGAACATCTTTTAACTTTTCAACAAACAAGAGTAAGGTAACAGATCTTGGAGGTGTAAATTATACTTTAACAGATAGAAACGGAGCATTTATTCAGGCAAGAGAAGGTGGTTCAATCAGTGCTATTTATGGTAGGGGCTTTCAAAGAGTTGACGATCCCGGTAGTGCGAACCATGGAAAAATTATTTATAACGCTCAGGGAATTCCTCAAAGAACAGACGATTTAGTTTACCAAGGGGATTATGCTCCGGATTATACCTTAGGTTTTCAGAATATGTTTAAATATAAAAACTTCGACCTAAGCTTTTTAATAGATACCAGACAAGGAGGTATAGTTGTATCCAGAACAAAAACTATAGGAAGTACATCGGGACAATTAAAAGAAACACTTATTGGTAGGGAAAATGGTATTGTAGGCGACGGTGTTGTAGAAGTATCTCCGGGGGTATACCAACCAAATACTACAAATATCGATGCAAGAACATACAATAACCAATATTATAAAAGGGATAATGTTGAAGCTGCAAAATATGATGCATCCTATACAAAACTAAGAGAAGTTACTCTTGGCTATACATTTTCCAAAAATTTGGTTGAAAAATTAAAACTTACAAATGCGAGATTCTCTCTAACCGGAAGAAATTTATTGCTTTGGACTGATAATCCTCACTTCGATCCTGAAACGGTTGCTGTGTCTGGAGGAACTCTACAGCCTGGTATAGAAAACATGGCATACCCTAGCTCAAGATCATTCACATTCAATTTAAAATTAGATTTCTAA